The Anas acuta chromosome 2, bAnaAcu1.1, whole genome shotgun sequence genomic interval atgagcgatgattgaccacgtccttgaagcagggcctcaatgcacgtAGCCAGTGTTCAAGAGGAGGACTGACGTTTTcccaatgagagcccacccctcccctcttcttcctgtttccaccttttattgctgagtgtgacatcacatggtatggaatatcccttttattggtttaggtcagctgccctagtgatgtttctctcctcactttttgcccaccccctaggagcgttagagaaaggcctgatgctgtgccactgctgctcagcagtagacacaacactggtgtgataacactgctgttccagctacaagtgcagagtacagcactgtatgggctgctgccgggaaagttaacattccagccagacccagtacaacctccaccccttattccataacatttgtgtcacactcagatccccatactttagcatacaagcattctcatcattattccttgtcctttaatAGGACAAGGATTTAACAGGACAGGATTAATAGGCAGGTGTATCCTTtcattccataggtctttcttggaaaatgttcataagaactgttgatgattaggtcttcatctgccaaagtggccactcaaggcagatggagttggatgtctggacaccagcaccagcttagctcaagtcctTGTTGCACTGCCTGGCtccttgcaaagttgacctgtcgttgatcctacagcgtcttcctacaacatataacttagattacagattagttttctctcagtgtcaaatctccttgaggcacacacttgatatctccattcttttgcatgacccaccaggtataccctggtccttgggcgaagacaatctcatgagtgggtttgccttttcccaaggcaggagcaacccacactgccttccccatccaccttcctacatgcactacgggaactttagctcctttcacagtgtgtaggggttttgtttcggcaggaccagcactgctgtcagaccccctattgttaactagccatgtggcttctggtagatttgtgtcccattgtttccacatcccagcacctaatgctcgtaacatagtctttaacagtccattgtacctctcaaccttcccagaggcttgtgggtgataagggatatggtacacccactcaataccatgcctctttgcccaggaggtaacaagattgtttcggaaatgactcccattgtcagactcaattctctctggtgtaccatgacaccacaatacttgtctttccaggcccaagatagtgtttcgggCTGTGGTAtggtttacagggtatgtttccagccacccagtagtttcttctaccatggtgagtatgtaccgtttgccttggcggATTTGTGGGAGTGGTCAgatatagtcaatttgccaggcctcaccatattgaaaccctagccatctccccctgttccagggagattttaccttcatggctttcttagttgcagcacaggtctcacactcatgggtaacctgtgtgatggcctcaatggtcaagtccacccctcgatcacgaacccatctgtaagtggcatccctccccagatgtcctgatgtttcatgggcccatcaagctacaaacagctcacccttacgttcccagtctaggtccacctgGGCCACTTCAATTTCAAAGCTTGATCCACTTCTtcgttgttctgatgttcttcagtagcgcgactcttgggcatgtgggcatctacatgacggACTTTCACATCCAGGTTttctacccgggcagcaatatcttgccacagggtagcagcccagataggtttacctctgtgTTGCCAATTGCtctttttccattgctgcagccacccccacagagcatttgccaccatccatgagtcagtataaagatacaatactggccatttttctctttcggCGATCtctagggctagttgtatggcttttacttctgcatactgactcgactcaccttccccttccatggcctccacaactcgtcGTGTGGGACtcaacacagcagctttccGTTTCTGATGGCTCCCTACCACATGGCAGGATGGACATTGCCATATTCCAATGGACTTCTGTACAGATAACTGATTTGAGATGAATTTCCTTTTGTCTGCTCACATACGCTGAAGTAAAAGTATACAATGCCATTGTACAAACTGTTAGAAGCTCCAGCTATTTTCCTCAGTTTCCTCCAGTACACAGTCTTTTCAGACTCCATTTCCTCCCTTGACTCAGATCCCTGGTTCAATAAATTGAAGGACAGATGGAAGGATCCTTCAATCATTCTATCATAGAGATACCACAAGCATTACTTCATCTTCTGGTACAGTTTCCAGTTGAAGATTTGTAAATAAATCCTTGATTGCATGAATAGATTTGCATCCTCATCTTTAATatttcctccctcttcttccagtttatttatttatttattttgagaaggaaaggaagacagGAAGATGGGAGGGGaataagaagataaaaataaaatgtctttgtaCACAAACATTTTCATCAGTACACAAGCATTTTCATCAAATAGATTTGACTTTATCCCCATGAAGGGTTGTTTCATTCAGTTCTTGTTATCTTTCTTATTTAGTGCATCGGTAAATaaaaagctccttttttttttttttaatttttctccctACCCTCACTCAGTTCTTGATGTCGTGTATTCTGTGCCTGTACAGGTTTCTTTTAATGTTACTATAACATACCCTGTGGTCATAGGACTTTCATTATGCCTCTTCCCTCCACTTCAAAGTGGCTTATTTTAGCTGCCgaataatttctttttacagaTTTCTTGAAAGTACTCCCTGTCCTCGGGTTTCATGTACCCCTGAGAAGACTAAAACTGTGAAAAGGATGTTCTTCATAGATGTTATAATTACAACCAGCATTTGTAGTTGCATGCAAGCAGATTGACTTCATGACATTATTACAATTATTaccttaaaaattatttatttgtttagaaaGACATATCTGTGATATCATTACGTGCCTACACTTTATCACCTTGCTGATCTCAGTTCCAACGTTGACTTTCTTAGATCAGTACTTATATCAGTACAAGCCCCTAAACAAAGCATGGCTTGCCTTCTACCACTGTGTACTTTGCTTGATCATTGGTAATTATGCAAAGAGCAAACTAGAGAAATGTTAATATTAACAAATCTAAGATACTACTTAGTTACTGAGGccataatattttcctttgaaatcacTTAGAAGCAGAGTAAATGATAGCACAGTGTCTAAGACATTGAGGGTTCTACAATTTAAGGTGCTGCAGAAGGCTGTAAGATCTATAAAAcattctaaaagaaaataagggaaACAATAGCTATAAATCTCAAGGGAAAATTTAGGATTCAATGAAAACTAGGGCACAGCCAGTTCTAGCAGCATGTAAGAGCAAACCCCTCTGATATATAGCTCATAAACTTCAGTTATATTACTGTTATTGCCTAAGGAATCTCAAATACAAGCATATTATCaggaattatatttttgtaaataaacatAGATTGATTGAGTAGTCTAAAGCATACTGCCTATTTATTTCCTCTACTTCTCATGTCCAACTGAAGTAATTGTTCAACACCATGACAGAAATGTGAGACATCAACCACTGAAATTTAATCTATAGAAGAGGGCAAGTATTAGccaacaaaattattatttttagtgtttAGTGCTTGTGGTTCACTAAAAatagagggaaaggaaaggaaaggaaaggaaagaaaggaaaggaaaggaaaggaaaggaaaggaaaggaaaggaaaggaaaaggaaaggaaaggaaaggaaggaaaggaaaggaaaggaaaggaaaggaaaggaaggaaaggaaaggaaaggaaaggaaagaaggaaaggaaggaaaggaaaggaaaggaaaggaaaggaaaggaaaggaaaggaaaggaaaggaaaggaaaggaaaggaaaggaaaggaaaggaaaggaaaggaaaaggaaaggaaaggaaaggaaaggaagagaaaggaaagggaaaggaaaggaaaggtgtacAGATCCTGGAACCAAGATACCGTGTCTTAATTTACGATATACCACAGGGGTGATGTTACTTTCCAAGAATGTCTGTCTGCCATCACTCCAGATAAGTACATTATTCAACAAGACTGACACAAATGGAAATGTGTTCCTGATTTCACACCAAGCCCTCTTTGTGATTGCAGTTCAGGATGATAAAATGATTTCATTCATTAAGTTACATAGAACAACGCCTTCCTCAGGTCCTCctttctgttcagttttatcagctaaagaaaaaaagaatgaaagtcactgaaaaagaagatgaaaaaggtCATCTGATTCTTCTTCTTGTCAGAGTGTGATTGTTCCTTATGGTTCACTTGAGCATGTTTTCTCAGATCTAATTTAAAGGGATATAGGCAAAGCATATTCCATCAGTTCCCCTAGGAAAACAATTCCATAGACTATTAGTTATCTTTCTcagaaggattttcttttttatgtagCATTTTATCTGTCTTAATTTCATTCTATTACTCCTAATGATAGTTTCTAAAATTACACTATACTGAATAATCTTTTTCCTATCCTTGATATTTATACCCTCCAGGTACTCATGGATTATTACAGTCCTTTCATATTTGTCAGTTAGCAAACACAAGACATTCAATTCTATTATTTCAGAGGCTCCAGACTTCTTACAAAACTTACAGAAAGAACACTTTGGACTGTAATGACTCAAGAATGTGCCCATAACAtaaactttttaaagagaaaataatagaaCAAATCTCAGTCCTGTAGGAAACATTCAGTCTAGTTACAACCAACTGAGATGTTGAGGAACATGATTGCATATATTGGAGAAAAATTCTATACTTAGTATTGCTCCGAGAGCATAGTGTCACTTTCATTTATAAATCAGGTAAATGGAATGGGTCCAGTAGGATATGGAAAGTAGTGTTACAGTCTTCCAAAGCTGCAAGATTAATTTAATAGCTAAGGTTGATATTACTGCTTTCCAGAGCAAATACCTGCATATTATATTTGTTCACTTGAAATAATGGAGTGTAATGGTTGCCTCCAGTCACAGCTAGTGTCAACCTGACTTCATCTGCTGAAGTTACAGAGCTTGATTTTCTCAAGAAACTACACAACTTGTCTATGCAGttatttctgttgaaatatATACTGTGGATAAGTGAGAGGTAAGTCAGACACATAATactctgtgaaacagaaaatcacagaatcacagaattgtctaggttggaagagaccctcaagatcattgagtccaacctctgacctaacaataacaagtcctccactaaaccgtatcactaagttcaacatctaaacgtcttataaagacttccagggatggcgACTGAACcactccctgggcagcccattccaatgcctaacaaccctttcagtaaagttcttcctaatatccaacctaaaacacccctggtgcaaatttagcccgttccccctcatcctgtcaccaggcgTGTGGGAgaacccccaccttgctacagcctccttagtacctatagagagcaataaggtcacccctgatcctccttttctccagcctgaacaaacccagctccctcagccgctcctcctaggacttgttctccaggcccctcaccagcttcatcgcccttctctggactcgctcgagcagCTCGATGTCTTtatagtgaggggcccaaaactgaacacagtacttgaggtgcggcaTCACCAGGGCCGAGTACAGGGAAACAATCACTTACCTAGACCTgatggccacactgcttctgatacaagccaggatgctgctggccttcttggccacctgagcacactgctggctcatattcagccaactatcaaccaatactcccaggtccttctctgccaggcagctttctaaccactcatctcccagcctgtatctctgcatggggttgttgcgccccaggtgcaggacccagcacatgGCCTTGTTGTcatcttggtgtcatctgcaaaattaCTACGGGTGCACGCAATCctgtcatccagatcatcgataaagatattacaGTGGACTGaccccagtaccgagccctggggaactccactagtgactggcttccagctggatttgactccattcaccacaactctttgggccctgctatccagccagtttttaacccaatgaagtgtataccagtccaagccaagagcagccagtttcttgaggagtaatgctgtgggaaacagtgtcaaaagccttgctgaactcaaggtagaccacatccacagcctttccctcatccaccaagtgcgtcactttgtaatagaaggagatcagattCATCAAgccaggacctgcctttcacaaacccatgctgactgggcctgatcacctggttgccctgtaagtgccacgtgatgactctcaagataatctgctccatgagcttccctggcactgaggtcaaattgacaggcctatagttccccaggtctaccCTTCAGCCCTTCTTGCAGATGGGAGTCATGTTTGCTAGtcgccagtcaactgggacctcccctgatagccaggactgttgataaatgatggaaagcagcttggccgGATCCTCTGCCAGTTTTCTCAATATCCTTGGGTGGATgccatctggccccattgacttgcgtacatccaagtgccgtagcaggttgccaaccatttccttATGGATAGTGAGAGCCACAttcttccaccagctcagggtactgggtatccagagaacaactggttttgccactgaagactgaggcaaagaaggcatgaTGAGAACCTCATTGTCATTCTTTGAAATGAGGTGTCAAGAAATACTTTCTTAAAAATTGGTTTTCTCAAAAATTGCGTTATTCCAGGAACCTAGTTCACATggagattttgttctttttgaaatTACATTGTCCAGCTTAAATACATTAGAATGAATACATTTGATtcatatttagaaaattatattaaaaataatgaatcatagaataaaatagtttgagttggaagggacctaatAGATATCTAGTTAACCCCCCTTTGCCACATTGGGGGGACACCTTTCACTGCATCAGGTTACCCTAAGTCCTGGGCAGCCATGGACAGGACAACTCACTGATTTCACCTGATTTACAGCAtgagtgattaaaaaaaatatccattttgcttgttttagaCCAATTGCAAACTATATGCAATGAAAAATGGAGGGATGTTCATGCATTCTCTtaatttcttaaagaaagaGGAATTAACTGAACTATTTAAAACTTGGAAGACTATGTTGAAGTAtacatttataacattttaGGTAATTCTATTTGATCTAAATGCTTGTTTCAttctttattaacattttttattattaccgagaaaagaaaacaaggaaacaggAAACAAGTTATTTGTACTATTAGTTCTCTCACTAAGAAATTGTTAGGGAGCTAAATTATGATTTTTTGGTTATGTTTaagttcataaataaataaataaataatgagttACTGCAacaaacagatttgtttttctctagtCCCAAGAGGAAACAGACATATTGCGCACtgaaagaaagagcaagagGTTGACTGCTACTCAGTAACACCATTATTAAAGCTTAAATGGAcattagaaattatttatttacattgcTAGGATCACTTATAACACTCAGTAGAAACGTTGAATAAGTTGAATAAGTTTTATGGGTTTTCTGGGAATTTCTGCTAATATGAAGCATATCTCATCTAAATTagtaaaaattaggaaaaaaaaaaatcctgagtgTCTCTTTTCCTGTTAAACCTACAAGCAT includes:
- the LOC137851585 gene encoding ribonuclease H1-like; this translates as MEGEGESSQYAEVKAIQLALEIAEREKWPVLYLYTDSWMVANALWGWLQQWKKSNWQHRGKPIWAATLWQDIAARVENLDVKVRHVDAHMPKSRATEEHQNNEEVDQALKLKWPRWT